In Paracoccus contaminans, the genomic stretch GCCGATCCGCAGGCCGCCAGCCACTATGCCCAGTCCAAGGGGCGGGGCGAGGCGGCGGTGCTGGCGCATCGGCCCGATGCGGTGATCCTGCGCCCCTCGGTCATTTTCGGGCCTGATGACGGCTTTTTCAACAAGCTGGCCGGCATGATGCGGCTGGGCCCGGTCGTGCCGCTGCCGGGAGCGGGCGCGCTGTTGCAGCCGGTCCATGTCAACGATGTCGCCCAGGCCGCGGTCATGGGCGCGACCGGCGCCGCCGCGCCCGGCATCTATGAACTGGGCGGCCCCGACGTGATGACCATGCGCGAGATCGCCCGCATGGTTGCCCGCGTGATCGGCCGCCGCCGCGTCCTTGTCGGGCTGCCCGATGTGCTGGGCAACCTGATGGGCCTGGGCTTCGACACGATCCAGGCGGTCAGCGGCGGGCTTCTGACCAACCGCGTCCTGACCCGTGACCAGGTCCGGCAGCTTCGCGTGCCCAACCGTGTCGGCACGGGCGTGCGCGGCTTTGCCGATCTGGGGATTCAGCCTGCCTCGGCCGAGGCCATCGTGCCCGAATATCTGTGGCGCTTTCGCCCGTCCGGCCAGTATGACGCCCTCAAGGCGTCGGCCCGGAACCTTCGCGACAGCTGAACGCGCATCTCATGCCGCATGATACCATTGTCGCCGCCGCCCTCGGCCTGCTCGAAGGGCTGACCGAGTTCATTCCGGTGTCCTCGACGGGGCATGTGCTGCTGGCCGGGCATTTCCTGGGCTTTGACAGCCCTGGCCGCGCCTTCGAGGTTCTGATCCAGCTGGGCGCCATCCTTGCGATCCTGGGGGTCTATGCCGGGCGGCTGTGGACGATCTTTTCCAGCGCGCCGCGCGATCCGCGCGCCCGCCGGTTCATCGCCGCGGTGCTGCTCGCCTTTTTGCCGGCGGTGGTCGTGGGGGTTCTGGCCCATGACTTCATCAAGCGGGTGCTGTTCGAAACCCCGATCCTGATTGCGGCGATGCTGCTGCTGGGCGGGATCGTCCTTCTGTTCGTGGACCGCATGGCGGCGCGGCCGCGCTATCTGGCGGCCGAGGACATCCCCCTGCCCGTCGCGGCAGGCATCGGGGCGATCCAGTGCCTGGCGATGATCCCGGGCGTGTCGCGTTCGGGGGCGACCATCGTCGGGGCGCTGCTGATGGGGGCCAGCAAGCGCGCTGCGGCCGAGTTCAGCTTTTTCCTGTCCATGCCGACGATGGCGGGGGCCTTTGCCTTTGACCTGATGAAGAACCGCGACGTGTTGGACGCCGCGGCGCTGGGCAATGTGGCGGTCGGCTTTGTCTGCGCCTTTGTCAGCGCCGTCCTGGTTGTGCGCTGGCTGCTCGGTTACGTCTCGGCCCGCGGCTATGGCCTGTTCGCATGGTGGCGGATCATCGTCGGGGGGGCTGTCCTGCTTGGCTATGGCATGGGATTGGTCAGTTAGATTGACCTGATTTCCTTTACCATGCACATCTGGAATTCAGAACCAGAGAACTAAAACGCATATAGGTCAAGAATGCTGACTTTTTGATTGTTCTTGCCTGCTTTACAGCGGGTTCAGGATGATTCGAGGGGCGCAGCCGATGGCCACGCAGAAGATGCTCAGGTTCGTGACGGTGCCGCGGCTGATGCCGGAAAAGCGCGGGGCCGACGAGCGCCGGGCCGATTTTCACGAAATCTACCGCGAATTCGCCGATGCCAAGGCGCAGGAACAGGCCGCCCGCTGCAGCCAGTGCGGCGTGCCCTATTGCCAGAGCCACTGCCCCCTGCACAACAACATCCCCGACTGGCTGCGCCTGACCGCCGAGGGGCGCACGCAGGAGGCCTATCTGCGCGCGCAGGAAACCAACAGCTTTCCGGAAATCTGCGGCCGCATCTGCCCCCAGGACCGCCTGTGCGAGGGGAACTGCGTCATCGAGCAGTCCGGCCACGGCACCGTGACCATCGGCGCGATCGAGAAATACGTCACCGACACCGCCTGG encodes the following:
- a CDS encoding complex I NDUFA9 subunit family protein, whose product is MARLVTIYGGSGFVGRQIARAMAAEGWRVRVAVRRPNQAGVVRTYGMVGQVEPVFCNVRDDLSVTAAMVGADAVVNCVGILVRERRNTFKAIHEEAAGRIARISAEGGVGRLVHLSALGADPQAASHYAQSKGRGEAAVLAHRPDAVILRPSVIFGPDDGFFNKLAGMMRLGPVVPLPGAGALLQPVHVNDVAQAAVMGATGAAAPGIYELGGPDVMTMREIARMVARVIGRRRVLVGLPDVLGNLMGLGFDTIQAVSGGLLTNRVLTRDQVRQLRVPNRVGTGVRGFADLGIQPASAEAIVPEYLWRFRPSGQYDALKASARNLRDS
- a CDS encoding undecaprenyl-diphosphate phosphatase, producing the protein MPHDTIVAAALGLLEGLTEFIPVSSTGHVLLAGHFLGFDSPGRAFEVLIQLGAILAILGVYAGRLWTIFSSAPRDPRARRFIAAVLLAFLPAVVVGVLAHDFIKRVLFETPILIAAMLLLGGIVLLFVDRMAARPRYLAAEDIPLPVAAGIGAIQCLAMIPGVSRSGATIVGALLMGASKRAAAEFSFFLSMPTMAGAFAFDLMKNRDVLDAAALGNVAVGFVCAFVSAVLVVRWLLGYVSARGYGLFAWWRIIVGGAVLLGYGMGLVS